Proteins found in one Sorghum bicolor cultivar BTx623 chromosome 1, Sorghum_bicolor_NCBIv3, whole genome shotgun sequence genomic segment:
- the LOC8059539 gene encoding uncharacterized protein LOC8059539: MTHSPCSSIVFARFFGQPLLPIPTPSRLGTGERKTQTPSTLRLRCHRRDAASVAMVKSKAIRVHELGGPEVLRWEEVEVGEPGEGEIRIRTTAVGVNFIDIYFRKGVYAAPTLPFTPGMEAVGVVTAVGPGLTGRKVGDVVAYAGNPMGSYAQEQILPAAVAVPIPPSVDHKQAASVMLKGMTAHVLLRRVFKVENGHTVLVHAAAGGVGSLLCQWANALGATVIGTVSNQDKAAQAAQDGCHHPIIYTSEDVVARVKEITSGKGVNVVYDSVGKDTYKASLECLAPCGFLVSFGQSSGKPDPIPMSDLASKSLFLTRPSLMHYTATRDELLESAGEVFANVANGVLRVRVNHTYPLSEAAQAHADLEGRKTSGSIVLIPDTVS; the protein is encoded by the exons ATGACGCACTCTCCTTGCTCCTCCATCGTTTTTGCTCGCTTTTTTGGGCAACCACTCCTCCCAATTCCAACTCCCAGCCGTTTAGGGACAGGGGAACGCAAAACCCAAACCCCCTCAACACTCCGGCTCCGCTGCCACCGCCGCGACGCCGCCTCCGTCGCCATGGTGAAGTCCAAGGCCATCAGGGTCCATGAGCTGGGCGGCCCCGAGGTGCTGCGAtgggaggaggtggaggtcggGGAGCCCGGGGAAGGGGAGATCCGCATCAGGACCACCGCCGTCGGCGTCAACTTCATCGACATCTACTTCCGAAAGGGGGTCTATGCCGCGCCCACCCTGCCCTTCACCCCAG GAATGGAAGCTGTTGGCGTCGTCACCGCTGTTGGGCCTGGCCTCACTGGCAGAAAGGTCGGTGATGTTGTTGCATATGCTGGCAACCCCATGGGCTCCTATGCTCAGGAGCAGATCCTTCCAGCGGCTGTCGCTGTTCCCATTCCTCCTTCGGTTGATCATAAGCAAGCTGCTTCCGTGATGCTCAAGGGCATGACCGCCCATGTTCTGCTTCGCCGGGTATtcaag GTTGAGAATGGGCATACTGTCCTGGTCCATGCCGCTGCTGGCGGAGTTGGCTCACTCCTTTGTCAATGGGCAAACGCGCTCGGTGCCACTGTCATCGGGACTGTCTCCAATCAAGACAAAGCTGCTCAGGCAGCTCAGGATGGATGCCACCATCCCATAATTTACACTAGCGAAGATGTCGTCGCAAGAGTCAAGGAGATTACATCAGGAAAAGGTGTCAACGTCGTCTATGATTCTGTTGGGAAGGATACATACAAG GCTTCCCTGGAGTGCTTGGCGCCCTGCGGCTTCCTGGTGTCCTTTGGGCAGTCGTCAGGTAAACCTGACCCAATCCCAATGAGCGACCTGGCTTCCAAGTCGCTGTTCCTTACTCGTCCTAGCCTCATGCATTACACTGCTACCCGTGATGAGCTGCTGGAGTCAGCCGGGGAGGTGTTTGCCAATGTCGCTAACGGGGTGCTGCGCGTTCGCGTGAACCACACATATCCGTTGTCGGAAGCTGCCCAAGCCCATGCAGATCTGGAGGGCAGGAAGACCTCAGGGTCCATAGTGCTCATCCCGGATACAGTTAGCTAG
- the LOC8059540 gene encoding uncharacterized protein LOC8059540 — protein sequence MQRVVVMRHGDRLDHSEPMWPANKPWPWDPPLDDAGLLRAWTVGKCIRAAAAKQGWALHRVLVSPFLRCRQTAARAVAALCAVPDDDALLAVGDPDNVPLDTSRIKVSIEYGLSEMMNTQAMGVIVSKLASSINKWFPDLPELEADFPAGTIDHSAEPIYPEVPKWEESVMEARSRYASIIKALADKYPHENLLLVTHGEGVGASVSYFEMGLEIYDVEYCAYSVLERQVSAELDDEHGGFTADSFKVLTKSGSTGIRYASVSEG from the exons ATGCAGCGGGTCGTCGTCATGCGCCACGGCGATCGCCTCGACCACTCCGAGCCTATGTGGCCAGCCAACAAGCCGTGGCCCTGGGACCCGCCGCTCGACGACGCCGGACTCCTCCGCGCCTGGACCGTCGGGAAGTGCATcagggccgccgccgccaagcAGGGATGGGCCCTCCACCGGGTCCTCGTCTCCCCGTTCCTGCGATGCCGACAGACCGCCGCGCGGGCGGTCGCCGCGCTATGCGCCGTCCCCGACGACGACGCGCTGCTCGCGGTCGGCGACCCGGACAATGTGCCCCTCGACACCTCACGCATCAAG GTGTCTATCGAGTATGGATTGTCTGAGATGATGAACACTCAAGCAATGGGTGTTATTGTTAGCAAGCTAGCTTCCAGCATCAACAAGTGGTTCCCTGACTTACCAGAGCTCGAAGCCGACTTCCCGGCTGGAACCATCGACCATTCTGCAGAACCAATCTACCCGGAG GTACCGAAGTGGGAGGAATCTGTCATGGAGGCAAGAAGCAGATATGCAAGCATCATCAAGGCTCTTGCTGACAAATATCCTCATGAAAACCTGCTCTTAGTAACACACG GTGAGGGTGTTGGTGCATCGGTGTCTTACTTTGAGATGGGACTAGAGATCTACGACGTGGAATACTGTGCTTACTCTGTTCTGGAGAGGCAGGTGTCTGCGGAGCTTGATGATGAGCATGGGGGCTTTACCGCGGATAGCTTCAAGGTGCTGACAAAGAGTGGCAGCACAGGCATCCGATACGCCTCGGTGTCAGAGGGCTAG